A stretch of Episyrphus balteatus chromosome 2, idEpiBalt1.1, whole genome shotgun sequence DNA encodes these proteins:
- the LOC129909834 gene encoding 6-phosphogluconate dehydrogenase, decarboxylating, with protein sequence MSQKADIALIGLAVMGQNLILNMDSKGYVVCAYNRTVDKVDQFLNNEAKGTKVIGAKSLEDMVNKLKAPRKVMLLVKAGSAVDDFINKLVPLLSPGDVIIDGGNSEYQDTTRRSDELKLKKILYVGCGVSGGEEGARHGPSLMPGGNPEAWPLVKDIFQSICAKSNNEPCCEWVGEGGAGHFVKMVHNGIEYGDMQLICEAYHIMKSLGLTQDQMAEQFGKWNTEELDSFLIEITRDILKYKDDKGFLLERIRDTAGQKGTGKWTAIAALEYGIPVTLIGEAVFSRCLSALQSERVLASKQLKGPEVKPKVDNLATYLNHMKHALYCAKIVSYAQGFMLLREAAKENKWNLNYGGIALMWRGGCIIRSVFLGNIKEAFQRNPTLSNLLLDDFFKKAIESGQQSWRQVVSNAFLWGIPVPAMSTALSFYDGYRTEKLPANLLQAQRDYFGAHTYELLGQEGKFVHTNWTGTGGNVSASTYLA encoded by the exons atgtCTCA AAAAGCCGATATTGCCCTTATTGGTTTGGCCGTAATGGGCCAAAACCTAATCTTAAATATGGATTCCAAAGGCTACGTAGTTTGTGCCTACAACAGAACTGTCGATAAG GTAGACCAATTCCTTAATAATGAAGCTAAGGGCACTAAGGTCATTGGAGCTAAATCACTCGAAGACATGGTCAACAAACTTAAGGCCCCAAGAAAAGTCATGCTATTGGTGAAAG CCGGTAGCGCAGTCGATGATTTCATCAACAAACTGGTGCCACTTCTCTCCCCTGGTGACGTTATTATTGATGGAGGTAACTCTGAATATCAAGACACTACTCGTCGATCAGACGAACTTAAGCTTAAGAAAATCTTATACGTTGGCTGTGGAGTGAGTGGTGGAGAAGAAGGTGCTCGTCATGGACCATCACTCATGCCAGGTGGTAACCCTGAGGCATGGCCTCTTGTGAAGGATATATTCCAATCGATATGTGCAAAATCTAACAACGAACCCTGCTGTGAATGGGTTGGTGAAGGTGGTGCTGGACACTTTGTTAAAATGGTTCACAATGGAATCGAATACGGTGACATGCAACTTATTTGTGAAGCATATCACATAATGAAATCCCTAGGCTTAACTCAAGATCAAATGGCAGAACAGTTCGGCAAGTGGAATACCGAGGAATTGGATTCATTCCTCATTGAAATTACACGTGATATCCTTAAGTATAAGGACGACAAAGGTTTCCTACTGGAGAGAATACGAGACACTGCAGGTCAGAAGGGAACTGGCAAATGGACAGCAATTGCAGCTTTGGAATATGGAATTCCTGTGACGCTAATTGGAGAAGCTGTTTTCTCGCGTTGTCTGTCCGCACTACAAAGTGAACGTGTGTTGGCGAGCAAGCAATTGAAAGGACCCGAGGTGAAACCTAAAGTCGACAACTTAGCCACATACCTAAATCACATGAAACACGCACTGTATTGTGCAAAGATTGTTTCGTATGCCCAAGGTTTCATGTTGTTGCGTGAGGCAGCCAAGGAGAACAAGTGGAATTTGAACTACGGTGGAATTGCTTTAATGTGGCGTGGGGGCTGCATTATTAGAAG tGTTTTCTTGGGTAACATCAAAGAGGCGTTTCAGAGGAACCCCACACTATCCAACTTGTTGTTAGATGACTTCTTTAAAAAGGCAATTGAAAGTGGACAACAATCGTGGCGTCAAGTAGTTAGCAATGCATTCCTTTGGGGCATTCCTGTGCCAGCAATGTCAACGGCTTTATCATTCTATGATGGTTACCGTACCGAAAAGCTTCCAGCCAATTTATTGCAAGCACAACGTGATTATTTCGGAGCCCATACCTATGAGTTATTAGGTCAAGAGGGTAAATTTGTGCATACCAATTGGACTGGTACGGGTGGAAATGTTTCGGCTAGCACATATCTGGCTTAA